Part of the Salinigranum rubrum genome is shown below.
CCACATGACGGTCAGAGAGAACATCGGGTTCGGGCTGAAGTACTCTAGCGACCTCTCGAAAGAAGAGATCGACGACCGGGTCGAGAACGTCGCCGAGATGATGGATATCCCTGACCTCCTCGCCGACAAGCCGTCACAGCTCTCGGGTGGGCAGCGCCAGCGTGTCGCGCTCGGCCGCGCCATCGTCCGCGAGCCACAGGTGTTCCTGTTCGACGAACCGCTGTCGAACCTCGACGCCAAACTCCGGACACACATGCGAACGGAGATCACGCGCCTCCAGCGGGAACTCGACGTCACCTCCATCTACGTCACCCACGACCAGGCGGAGGCGATGACGATGGCCGACGTCGTCGCGGTGATGAACGACGGCATCCTCCAGCAGGCCGCGCCGCCGAACGAGGTGTACAACCACCCAGCGAACCAGTTCGTCGCCGGCTTCATCGGGTCGCCGTCGATGAACTTCCTGGAGATGCGCCTCGACCAGCACGGGGGCCGGCACGCCCTCGTCGGCCGCGAGAACGAGTCCGTCTCGTACGGTCTCGACGACACGGTCGTCGAACGCACTGGAATCGAAGTCGGTGATCACCTGACGCTCGGCGTCCGTCCGGAGGATCTCGACGTCGCGCGTGACCCGAGTCAGTACGACGCGGACCGACTGCTCACCGCGACGGTCGACGTGGTCGAGCCCATGGGGAGCGACAACTTCCTGACACTCCTCCCGCAGCAGGGGGAGTCGTGGGTCGCTCGCGTCGACTCGTCGTACGCTCCCGAGGAAGGCGGCGAGGTGGTGATGACGTTCGATCCGGGCGTCCTCCACCTGTTCGCCCGCGACGGGACCACGCTGAAGTCACAGGGAACCGGCAACGACGCGTACCACGCGGAGGAGTACGTGATTGCGCCGTGACCGCGCCGCATCACGGACTCGGTGGGGCGATCCGGGCCGACGGCTCGCCTTCGGAACCACGGCCGTCGTCCTGCGACCCGGCCACGGGCAAAAGCGTCGAGACCCTGCCCCGTGAACGAGCTGACCGCAGACGTACCGAGTGCGACCGACGAGTCGTCCCGACACTGATGACCGACGGCATCGCCTTCGGCACGAAGCCGAGGGCCCGACGCGAGCGCATGCGAGACGAAACGATACCGATCCGACCGACACGAACCGACTGACGGACATACGACGAACCACGAACCCACGACCATGAGTCAAGAACTCTCAGACGACGGACAGCGACGAACCGTAGCCGAATACGGCCGACAGATGCTCGAACAGGGCCTCACCAAGGGGACCGGCGGCAACATCAGCGCGAGCCACGACGGTCGCGTCGCGATCAGCCCCACGGGCGTCCCCTACGACGAAATCGAGGCCGACGACGTTCCGGTCCTCGACGAGAAGGGGAACAAACTCGATGGAGACACCGACCCCTCCAGCGAGTTCCGCATGCACACGGCCATCCACCGCGAGCGCGACGACGTCGGTGGCGTCGTCCACACCCACTCGCCGTACGCGAGCACGTTCGCCAGCCTGGGCGAACCGATCCCCGCCTCGCACTACCTCATCGCGTTCGCCGGCGATCAAGTTCCCGTCGCCGGCTATGCGACGTACGGCACGGCCGACCTCGCGGACCTCGCGCTCGACGCGCTCGGCGACGAGTACAACGCCTGCTTGCTGGACAACCACGGTGTTCTCGCCGTGGGTCCGACGGTCGAAGCCGCGTTCGAGGTTGCGCTGATGGTCGAGTACTGCGCACGCATCCACTACCAGGCGATCAGCCTCGGCGACCCGGCGATTCTCCCTGACGACGAGGTCGACCGGCTCCGCACGCTCTTCGAGGACTACGGGCAGGCCGCTGACGACGATAGCGAACGGGTCGCTCCGGACCCCGACCCGGACCACCTGCCAAACGAGCGGCAGGCCGTCGCCGACCTCGGTCGGCAGATGCTCGCCGACGGCCTGACGAAGGGGACGGGCGGGAACGTCAGCGCCCGGAGCGGCGATCACGTCGCCGTCAACCCCTCGGGGGTCCCGTACCGGGACGTCACCGCCGAAACCGTCCCGATCGTGACCGTCGACGGCGAGCAGGTGGCCGGACCGCAGAACGCGTCGAGCGAGACGCCGATGCACACGGCTATCTACCGGGAGCGCGACGACGTCGGTGGCGTCGTCCACACCCACTCGCCGTACGCGAGCACGTTCGCCAGTCTCGACGAGCCGATCCCCGCCTCGCACTACCTCATCGCGTTCATCGGCGATCAAGTTCCCGTCGCGGGCTACGAGCCGCCGGGGTCCGAGGCGCTCGGCCGGGAGGCGGTCGACGCGCTCGGTGACGAGTACAACGCCTGTCTCCTGAAGAACCACGGCGTCATCGCGGTCGGCGAGAGTGTCGAGGCCGCGTACGAGGTCGCGCTGATGGTCGAGTACTGCGCGCGCATCCACTATCAGGCGGCGAGCGTCGGCGACCCGAAACTCCTCCCGGACGCGGAGATCGACAACCTCCTCGAACGGTTCGCCAACTACGGTCAGGACCACTGATCGAGCCGCTCCCCAACCATCCTCGAGTGTGGTCTAGTCGCCACTCACGGTTCGAACGCTCCAGAACTGAACGCGTGGAACGCTTCGTGATTCACTCCGAGATAGTGCTAGATCAATCGTTTGTTCAGTTGTTCCCGAATCGGACCTCGTTTCACAGGTGGTGAACGCCTGAACCGAACGTGCGTGTCCTACACTATGTCCCACACGAACTCCGATGACCTGTGAATCGGGCGAGAGTTCTTCGTGGATAACGAATAGAAGATAGAAGTAATTATACTCAAAATACTAACGAAGCACCGTAGATTAGTGTAGATGCATCTTATATACAATATATCAACGACAATGTAAAAATAATTAAAATATAGCCATGGAAATAGAATTTAGAGACGATAAACCTAAACATATATCAGTACCGGCTCTGCATCTATTACAATCATTTCTATTTATTCATTCGAAGACCATATCAGCCACCGGAGACTCACAGCCACCGACCTCTGCGGCGTGTACGTCCGTGTCGTCGCCTGAACGAGCCGTCGTGACGCGCCTCGTCCGCGGTGTGAGTCACACCATACGGAGAAGGTGAGTTTGGGTCGGCAGTCCCGATCAGAGAAACATCCGAGGTCGTATTTCTGGTCGGAGTGGCGCCGCCGACCGCCCTGACACTACTCTTCTGCGAAGGCCCGAAGGCTCTCGAGGACTGTCCGCTGGTACACGTCCCCGTCGACGCCCAGTGCGACTTCGCAGTTGGGCGCCTTCTCGTAGACACCGTGTTCGTCGTAGATGGTCGCCCCGTTGGACGGGCCGCCAGTGGTGTCGATTTCGACGTACGCCTCCTCGAAATCCAGGGCACCGTTGACGATGTCGGCGAGCACGACGGCGTCGCTCGCCAGTCCACCGTCGTGGCCGAACTTCGAGCGCACCTCCTCGATACTGAACTCCAAAATCGCGGCCATCGTCGGGAGCGGCGCTGGTTCCTCGGCCAGCGCCCGTATCTCCTCGGTCGTGACGTAGACGTGCTCGGTCACGTCGAGGCCGACGACCTTCGGTCGGGCGTCCTGGACGACGCGGGCCGCTGCCGCCGCGTCGACGTAGAAGTTGAACGACGCCTGTGGTGTCACGTTCCCCGTCGTCTTTAGCGCGCCGCCCATCTGGTAGATGTCGGCAACCATGTCTGGGAGGGCGGGTTCTACGGCGAGTGCGAGTGCGATGTTCGTCTGGGGACCGAGCGCCGCGATGGTCAGGTCGTCGCCGTGCTCGCGGGCCTGCTCGAGGATGAACTCGACGGCGTGTGCTTCGGTCGGTTCGGTCGTCGGATCGGAGAGGTCCTCGCGCACCACTTCGGGAAGCCCGTTCGGTCCGTGGACGTGTTCGGCCGTCTCCAGTTCGTCCGAGAACGGGCGGTGAGCACCCTCGGCGACGGGCACGTCGGTCCTGTCGACCAGTTCGAGGAGAGAGAGGGTGTTCCGTGTCGCGTTCGCCACCGTTGTGTTTCCGGCCACGGTGGTGACGCCGACGACGTCGATGTCGTCCGCGGCCAGGGCGATGAACAGTGCGATTGCGTCGTCGTTTCCGGGGTCTACGTCCAGTAGGAGTTTCGTGCTCATGCTGATAGGTTCGTGATGGGTTCGGTTGCGCTCGCGACGCGAGGTCGGGTCGTCCCGTGCCTCCCGCGTGGTCCAGCGTCTGTGCTACGTCGAGGCATCGATCGCTCCTCCGCTGACCGCCTCGAACAGTTCCGCCAGCGAGAGGGTCGGCCCGACGCCGAGTTCCAGACCGAGTCGCGTGATGGTCGGCGGATGGACGTTCGATTCGGCGAGTGTGTCGGGGTCACCCAGCACATGGCGTGGGTCGCCGTCCGCGATGACCTGCCCCTCCGCGAGGAGGACCGTCCGGTCGGCGTGTTCGCGGACGAAGTCCATGTCGTGTGTGACGACGATGACGAGCTTTCCTCGGTCGACGAGCGTCTCGACGGCCTCGCCGAGCTGCTCGTAGCCAGGAGCGTCCTGTCCGCTCGTCGGTTCGTCCACGATGACCGTGTCAGTATCCATCGCGACGACGGACGCCACCGCGACACGCTTCCGCCACGGTTCGCCGAAGTCGTACGGGTTCTCGTCTCGACGCTCGGTGAGTCCGAGCAGATCTAGCGCCGTCTCGGTTCTGTCCGCCACCTCTTCGCTGTCGTAGTCGAGGTTTTTCGGCCCGTACTGCACCTCCTCCTCGACTGTGCTGTGGAAGAGCTGGTCGTCGGGGTTCTGAAAGCTCAGCCCGACGTCGTGTGCGAGTTCCGCAGTCGTGTGTTCTCTCGTGTCCGCTCCACGGACGTAGACGGTGCCCTCCGTCGGGTCGAGGAGTCCGTTCAGGTGCTTCACGAGCGTGGATTTCCCCGCGCCGTTCTGACCGATGAGACAGACACATCCCGCCTCAAGTGAGAACGAGACGCCACGGAGTGCCTCGACGCCGCTCGGATACCGATGATGGACGCCGTCGAGAACGACCTCTCGATCCGTCTCCGATGAATCGACGGTCCCGTCGGCTCTGTCGGTCTCGCTGGACGATGTCTCGAACTCGCCCGCTGCGTCGCCATCGGCCCGTGGCGTCTCGGTGACACGTCGGAGCTCCGCGAGACAACCGGATTCGGTCACTGGTACCGGTTCGTCGCTCGAGACGAGCCCCGCCTCCCGCAGCCGTCGTCCGACCGTGACCGGTGTGGGGACGAACAGCGGCAAGTCCTCGTTCGTGGCGTCGACCAGCACGTCGGCCGGCGGTCCGTCGAACCGTATTCGACCATCGTCCATGACCACGAGCCGGTCGAGGTGGGGAACCAGCCGATCCAGTTCGTGGCTGACCATCACGACGGTGTATCCCCGGTCGTTCATCTCCGCGACCACCTCGAACACCTCCTCTGTCCCCTCCGGGTCGAGCTGGGCCGTCGGCTGCTGGAGCACCAGGACGTCCGGCTCCATCGCGAGTACCGACGCGATAGCGACGCGCTGGCACTGCCCCCCGGAGAGCTGCATCGGGTCACGGTCTACGAGGTCCTCGACGCCGATCGCGGCGAGGCTCTCTTTCGCCCGCTCGCGCATCTCCTCGCGGGTGAGCCCGTGCGTCTCTAGCCCGAACGCCACCTCCTCAAGGACTGTCGAGGACGCCCCCGTGAGCTGGTCGTACGGGTTCTCGAAGACGTATCCGATCTTCTTCGAGAGCTCACCGACAGTCGATTCGGCGGTCGACGTCCCTTCGACGGTGACGTCTCCGGAGAGCTCTCCGTGGTAGAAGTGCGGTATCTGTCCCGAGACGAGGCGGCTGAGGGTCGCCTTTCCCGCCTCGCTCTGTCCCGTGACGCCGACGAACTGCCCCTCCTCGATGGAGAGGTCGACGTCTGTCACCGCGTACTCGTCCTCCGGCTGTGTCCCGTACTGGAACGTCACGTCGGTGAGTTCGATGAGACTCATGCGATCACTCTCCACGCGATCGCCCCGAGGACGGCGACGCCGCTGAGATAGCGGAGCACGCGTTCGCCGGTCGGGTCCGGGACGTCGTACAGGTACGTCCGTTCACCGGTCGCCTGGAACCCCCTGGCGTTCAACGCCAGCGCTCGCGTGTTCGCGACGATGAGGGTACTGATGAGAAGCGGCGCGAGGAGCGCAACGATGGACGAGAGCCGCGTTCGGACGTCTGCCTCCGTGTCCAGTCCGCGCGCCTGTTGTGCCTCGGTGATGGCTGTCGCTCGATTCCGAATCTCGGGGATTATCTGGAGGGACGCGATGAACACGTACGCGAGTTTGCTCGGGACGCCCTTCTCCATGAGGGCGACACGCAGTCGCTGCGGTTGCGCCGTCGTGGCGAACAGCAGGAACGCCAGGATGAGGACGCTGATACGCAGAAATATCAGCCGTGCCTGTTCGAACCCCGACTGCCACACCGTCACCGGCCCAACCGTGAGCAGTGGCGTCGGATCGGTCGGTGTGAGCAGGATTCCCTGAATGAGTAACAGGAAGAACGCGAACGGGACCGCGACCGCTACGTACAGTTTGAGGACGAGTCGGTGCACCCGCGCCACGAAGAGCAGAGCGAGCATGACGAGTGCCAGCGCCAGGGGGACTCGGTAGTCGTTGAGGATGAATACGACCAGCGAAAGAGCGGTCGCGAGGACGACCTCCGTGACCGGGTTCATCTTGTGGAGGATGCTCTCACCGGGCTGGTAGATGGTCATGTCCTGATCAGCCATTTGATATCACGCTTGGATACTGACGACAGTGGTTCGTTCGACTCCTGTTCATCTCCTCTGGTCGGTCCTTACGAGAATATGTCCTGTCCCTGCGGCGGGAGATACCGGCTCGGAACGGACTTCGCGATGAAGAACGCTACGAAGGCCGATCCACCCTTGTCGACGAGTTCGACGAGGATCTGTGCAGTGGCCGCGCTCTCGACGAGACTCCGGCCCGATGCGACGAGCGTTGCCGTCACCAGGCTGGTTCCGGAACTCGTCACCCCCCCGAAGACGAGCACCACGATGGGCGTCGCGATGATCGTCGCGACGAGCGTGAGGACGATCGCCGGAACGACCACCTTCTTCACGTTATCG
Proteins encoded:
- a CDS encoding ABC transporter ATP-binding protein, coding for MGRVSFDDVKKVYGSSEGDIVAVEDLSLDVSDGEFLVLVGPSGCGKSTTLRMVAGLEDITDGRISIGDHVVNGTEPRERDIAMVFQNYALYPHMTVRENIGFGLKYSSDLSKEEIDDRVENVAEMMDIPDLLADKPSQLSGGQRQRVALGRAIVREPQVFLFDEPLSNLDAKLRTHMRTEITRLQRELDVTSIYVTHDQAEAMTMADVVAVMNDGILQQAAPPNEVYNHPANQFVAGFIGSPSMNFLEMRLDQHGGRHALVGRENESVSYGLDDTVVERTGIEVGDHLTLGVRPEDLDVARDPSQYDADRLLTATVDVVEPMGSDNFLTLLPQQGESWVARVDSSYAPEEGGEVVMTFDPGVLHLFARDGTTLKSQGTGNDAYHAEEYVIAP
- a CDS encoding class II aldolase/adducin family protein → MSQELSDDGQRRTVAEYGRQMLEQGLTKGTGGNISASHDGRVAISPTGVPYDEIEADDVPVLDEKGNKLDGDTDPSSEFRMHTAIHRERDDVGGVVHTHSPYASTFASLGEPIPASHYLIAFAGDQVPVAGYATYGTADLADLALDALGDEYNACLLDNHGVLAVGPTVEAAFEVALMVEYCARIHYQAISLGDPAILPDDEVDRLRTLFEDYGQAADDDSERVAPDPDPDHLPNERQAVADLGRQMLADGLTKGTGGNVSARSGDHVAVNPSGVPYRDVTAETVPIVTVDGEQVAGPQNASSETPMHTAIYRERDDVGGVVHTHSPYASTFASLDEPIPASHYLIAFIGDQVPVAGYEPPGSEALGREAVDALGDEYNACLLKNHGVIAVGESVEAAYEVALMVEYCARIHYQAASVGDPKLLPDAEIDNLLERFANYGQDH
- a CDS encoding nucleoside hydrolase; amino-acid sequence: MSTKLLLDVDPGNDDAIALFIALAADDIDVVGVTTVAGNTTVANATRNTLSLLELVDRTDVPVAEGAHRPFSDELETAEHVHGPNGLPEVVREDLSDPTTEPTEAHAVEFILEQAREHGDDLTIAALGPQTNIALALAVEPALPDMVADIYQMGGALKTTGNVTPQASFNFYVDAAAAARVVQDARPKVVGLDVTEHVYVTTEEIRALAEEPAPLPTMAAILEFSIEEVRSKFGHDGGLASDAVVLADIVNGALDFEEAYVEIDTTGGPSNGATIYDEHGVYEKAPNCEVALGVDGDVYQRTVLESLRAFAEE
- a CDS encoding ABC transporter ATP-binding protein; the protein is MSLIELTDVTFQYGTQPEDEYAVTDVDLSIEEGQFVGVTGQSEAGKATLSRLVSGQIPHFYHGELSGDVTVEGTSTAESTVGELSKKIGYVFENPYDQLTGASSTVLEEVAFGLETHGLTREEMRERAKESLAAIGVEDLVDRDPMQLSGGQCQRVAIASVLAMEPDVLVLQQPTAQLDPEGTEEVFEVVAEMNDRGYTVVMVSHELDRLVPHLDRLVVMDDGRIRFDGPPADVLVDATNEDLPLFVPTPVTVGRRLREAGLVSSDEPVPVTESGCLAELRRVTETPRADGDAAGEFETSSSETDRADGTVDSSETDREVVLDGVHHRYPSGVEALRGVSFSLEAGCVCLIGQNGAGKSTLVKHLNGLLDPTEGTVYVRGADTREHTTAELAHDVGLSFQNPDDQLFHSTVEEEVQYGPKNLDYDSEEVADRTETALDLLGLTERRDENPYDFGEPWRKRVAVASVVAMDTDTVIVDEPTSGQDAPGYEQLGEAVETLVDRGKLVIVVTHDMDFVREHADRTVLLAEGQVIADGDPRHVLGDPDTLAESNVHPPTITRLGLELGVGPTLSLAELFEAVSGGAIDAST
- a CDS encoding energy-coupling factor transporter transmembrane component T family protein, with product MADQDMTIYQPGESILHKMNPVTEVVLATALSLVVFILNDYRVPLALALVMLALLFVARVHRLVLKLYVAVAVPFAFFLLLIQGILLTPTDPTPLLTVGPVTVWQSGFEQARLIFLRISVLILAFLLFATTAQPQRLRVALMEKGVPSKLAYVFIASLQIIPEIRNRATAITEAQQARGLDTEADVRTRLSSIVALLAPLLISTLIVANTRALALNARGFQATGERTYLYDVPDPTGERVLRYLSGVAVLGAIAWRVIA